Below is a genomic region from Streptomyces sp. NBC_00461.
GGCGAGGAAGCCGAGTATCGCGAGTTCCAGCATGAGTCCATCTTCCCACGCGAACATCGAATCGATGTGAACATCGATTCGATGTTACGCTCGCGGGTACCCGCCCAAACGTCTCTGGAGAGGCACAGCACGATGCCATCGCAGTCCACCGAGTCAGTGATGAACCGTTTCGTCGAGTTCATCAACACGGGCAACGAGGATCTCGCCCGCGAGGTTATTTCTCCGGACGCGGTGTTCCACGCGCCAAGCCACCCGCAACCACTGCGGGGGCCCGATGGGTACTTGGAAGTCATCGGGATGATGCGCAGCGCCTTCCCCGACGTCCAGTGGACGCTGGAGGAGACGGTCACCGAAGGCGACACCGTGGCCGCGCGGTTCACCATGCGGGGAACCCACGACGGTGAATTCTTCGGGGTCCCGGCGAGCGGCAACAAGATCTCGGTGCAGGCCATGAACTTCTACTACCTGGCCGACGGCCGGATCGTCGGCGAACGGGGCCAGCCCGATCTCCTCGGGGTGATGCAGCAGATCGGTGCCGTACCGGCGCCGTGAACCTCGTAGCGCCGGGTGAGCCTTCTGCCGCGAGGGATTGCCGCTGCGGGGAGGGGGGCCGTATGGCGCGGTGGCAGGGGGCTGGCTTCGAACGAGTCTGTTGGCCCCACGGGAACGAGTTCTCCGGCCCCAGACAGCGATCTTCGGGCCATGATCTGAACGAGTATTTTGGCCCCACCCTCGCAGCGGATCGTGGATGCGATCCACGAGGGCGATGCCACGGGTGCGCCCGAACACTATCCGCACTGAGCGACCCGCGGCCTGGCATGCATGTGCCGGGCCGTCGGGTCCGGGAAGTCTTGGGGTGTGACCGAGGTACGCGCCAAAGGGGCAACGAGATGATCTTGAAGCCCTGAGGGCTCGGCCCCCCATTTCAGAGGGACACGCGCGCTGTTCTGCCAGCGGCAGAACAGCGGCCGGGCCGGGCTCGACGATCACTACAGTCCAGTCTCATGACGGCGATTACGACGCGTACGGTCGAGTATCCGGCGGACGGTTTGACGATGATCGGGCACCTCGCGCTCCCGGCCGGTGTCGACCGCCGGCCTGCGGTGCTGCTCGGACCAGAGGGCATGGGGCTCAGCGACATCGAGCGCCGCCGGGCCGATGCTCTCGCCGAGCTGGGATACGTAGCGCTGGCCTTCGACCTTCACGGCGGGCGCTATTTGCGCGACCCCGAGGAGATGCTGGCCCGTTGCCTGCCGCTGCTCGCTGATCCCGACCGGATGCGGGGCATTGGCCATGCAGCGCTCGACGTGTTGCGCGCCGAACCGCGAACTGACCCCGACCGGATCGCCGCCGTCGGCTACGGCACCGGGGGCGCCGTCGGGCTGGAACTCGGGCGCGACGGCGTCAACCTGCGCGCGATCGGCACAGTCAACGCACTGACCACGGGCCGACCGGGCGAGGCGGCTCGCATTCGCTGCCCGGTGTGGGCCGGGGTCGGGTCGGAAGACCCGATCATGCCGCCCGCGCAACGCAAGGCGTTCACCGCTGAGATGCAGGCCGCGGGCATCGACTGGCGCCTCGCGGTCTACGGCGGCGCCTTGCACGCCTTCCACCACCCGCCGGTCGACCACCCCGTGGTCCCCGGCGTCGGCTACCACCCACAGCACGCGCAGCGAGCCTGGCGCGACGTCGTCGACCTGCTCGCCGAGTGCCTGCCCGTGACGGAGGATCTGGGAGCATGACCCCGGCAAACAGCCTGGCGCCAGGCCTGGTCCGCGTCGTGCACTGACAGTCCCCTCCCCTCAAGTCCGCACAGCAGAACCACATTCGAGGGGATGCTCGATCACGGAGAAGCGTTCGCAACTGCCGCAGTAAATAGCGGATTTACTGCGACGGAGCCCCTGCCGTGATCGTTGCGATCTGCGGCGGTCCGTTCCGGCCGCCAGGGCGAGGTGTACGCATTTACTGCGGCTTCACTGTGCTGACCACGTGCGAAGTCGCATCAAGATCAACTCATCGCCCCTTTGGTGCGCCGGTAACTCCCGAATGGAACGGGAGTCCTTGGGCTTTCCCCTGAGCTCCGCCCCACGCCGTTACCGGCATCGCACGTCAAGGGCGGGGACGGGTCATACGGACACGGACCGGCGGCACTCCGCTGTCGGCTGCATCCGCCATCCGCCCTGTGAGCCACTCGGTGTCGCACGTCTCAGGGCTCTCAAGGCCGGATGGCGGCAGTGACATTCCCGAAGGTCGAACACCACGGCGTGAGTGAATAGGGGACATGCTCTTCGACTTCACGCACGCCCACGACGGTGAACGGCTCAGTGGTGTGTACGGCGGTGAACTGTTCGGGGCCACCACTGTGGTGTTGCACGGAGCCGGCACCAGCAGCAAGGAGCGACTGCTTCCGCTGGTGCGGGAGTTCGTGGCCCACGGCTGTCGAGGGATCGCCTTCGACTTCTCTGGGCACGGCGAAAGCAACGGGAAACTCAGCGAGTTGAGCCTGCGGCGACGGTTCGAGCAGGCCGTAGCCGTGATCGATGCGTACGCGGGGGTGGACGGGCCGCTGGTCCTGGTGGGATTCAGCATGAGCGGGCAGACGGTGGCCGATCTTGTCCGGCACTACGGGGATCGCGTGTCGGCGCTGGGGCTGTGCGCACCCGCCGTGTACACCGCCAAGGCGTGGGACGTGCCCTTCGGGGACGGGAACGGCCCGTTCAGCAGCATGATCCGGCGGCCGGACAGCTGGCGGGAGGCGTCGGCGCTCAAGGTACTGCGGACGTACGAAGGCCGGGCCGTGCTCGCCGTTCCGGGCACGGACACGGTGGTCCCGCCCGCGGTGACGGAGGCGGTACAGGACGCGCTGGCAGCGCGCGCCCAGTACACGCGGTTCGACGTTCCGGACGCGCAGCACCAGCTGGGGCTGTGGTTCCGCGATCACGGCGACGACCGGCGGGAGTTCGTGGAGGCGGTGCTGACCGGCCTCGACAACCGTGGCTGGTCAGCCACGCACGCATGGGTGGCCAAACAGCTTCCCCACGGCCGCTCGGTCGCCGACTCACGCCTCCTGTCCGGTGGTTGGAGCTCCCAGATGCGCCGACTCACGCTTGACGACGGCGCGGCCCTGGTTCAGCGGGCCTTCGTGAAGCCGTTCTTCCGCCGCCACGGGCCCGGGCTGCTGGCCCGCGAGGCGTCCGTCCTGGCGCTGCTCGCCGGGCAGGAGAGCATCCCGGCGCCCGGACTCGTCGCCGTGGACGCCACGGCCGAACACTGCGACCATCCGACCCTGTTGATGTCGGCGCTGCCGGGCCGTGTCCGCGTGGACGAGGACGACCTCGACCGGCGCCTGGACCTGCTCGCGGCCCAGCTCGTCCGCGTCCACGGCGTCGTACCGGCCGAAAAACCGCGCCCCTACCAGGCGTGGACGTCCCCAGAGCACGTCCGCACCCCGGACGGTCCCCTGTGGGAGCGGGCCGTGGACATGATCCGGCGCGACCCGCCGCCGTACGAAAGCTGCTTTCTGCACCGCGATTTCCACCCCGGGAACGTGCTTTTCACGGGAGTCGGGCCAAAGCTGCGGATCACCGGTGTCGTGGACTGGGTCGAGACCTCGTGGGGACCTCCAGATCTCGACGTTGCGCACTGCTCGACCGCGCTCGCGCTGCTGCACGGGCCCGCGTACGGGCTGGACTTCCGCGAGCGGTACGAGGCACACGGCGGCCGCGACCTCGCCGACGGCCACGACCACCTGTACTGGCGGCTGCTCGACGCCCTGCACTACTGCCCCGACGCGGCCAAGCTGGCCGGGCCGTGGCGTGAACTGGGGCGGGTCGATCTGACGTCCGAGGTGCTGGGAGAACGGTTGAAGGCGTATGTGGACGGACTGCTGCAGCGATACAGGTGACGGGGCCCTGGATCACTCGTCCGACACCGACAGCGACGCCGCGGGAGCCGAGGTCGTGGTTCTCGACCTCCGCCGGGGCTCATTGCCCGCCGGCAGAGCCGCGGTCCGGGCTGTCGTCGACTCGCTGTCGGAGCCTGTGCACCGTCCAGCCGGTGACCGCGGTGCCGTCTCCGCTACGTCGTCGCGCTACGAGCTCGTAGGAAATGGTTTGAGCGAGGCGGCGTGCCGCTGCTACTTTCGCGATGGACCGTGAAGTCGTCGTATGGAGGTGAGCCCCGTGAACACAGTTACCCGTGGGTGCTCCCTCAACCCGTCACGGTCCGGCGGCTGACGTTCGGTGTCGCCAGGAGCGCCTGAGATCGAGGCACTCCTGGAAGGACACTCCGATGGATACAAAATCTTTCGCATCTGGCCTGAGCGATAACGCGGTGATGATCACGCGCGTCGCGGACAGGCAATGGCATGCGCTGGACGACGACCTGGTGGTCGGCCGCGGGCATGCGCAACACCGGCCCGACGGACGCTTGTTCGTCAGCATCGACGCCTGGCACGACGCCACCTTCGACCGGCTCGCCGAGGCGATGCTGGCGGAACTGCCGGAGCCGCTGTACACGGTGGTCGACGAAGCCGATGTCGAGTTGACGGACCGTTGGCGGCGGGCCGGTTTCACGATCCGGCGCCGCGAGTGGGAGTACGTCGTGCCGACCGACCCGCGGGTCACGGGGCTCGCCGAAGTCCTGCCGCCTTCAGGCGTGGCGATCGTGCCTGCCGGTCAGGTGGACGTGAGTCTGCTGCGGGCGGTGGACCGCGCGATCCGTGACGAAGTCGAGGCGACCGTCGGGTGGCAGTCGATGCCCGCGGAGGTGATCCCTCGCCCCGAGGGCGACACCATCGTCGACCCGTCGAAGTACGCGGTGGCCGCGGCGCCGGATCGCTATCTGGGTCTGATCCGGGTGGTGACGGTGAACCGGCCGCGCATCGGGCTGGTCGCGGTCCGGGCCGGTGAGCAGCGCCGCGGCATCGCGCGGGCGCTGCTGGCCCACGCGTTGGGGACGCTGGACCGCTCCGGGTTCGCCACGGCCTGGACGGAAGTCCAGGAGTCCAACCAAGCGGCCTCGGCTCTCTTCGAGGGCATCGGCGCCCGGCCGATGAGCAGCAACCTGGAGCTGGTGCGATGACGAAGAACAGGAACGTCATCGAGGTCGAGGGCAAGGTCGTCGAGTGCCTGCGCAGCGCCATGTTCACCGTGGAGCTCGAGAACGGCCACCAGGTGCTCGCGCACATCAGCGGGAAGATCCGCAAGAACTACATCAAGATCGTGCTGGAGGACCGGGTGCTGGTGGAGCTCCCGCCGTACGACCTGACGCGCGGCCGGATCGTGTTCCGGTACCGGAACTAGCAGCGGTACCAGCGGCGGTCGGCGCCTTCCGCGACAGCCCTGATCCTGAGCCCCGGTCACGACGTTTCCGTGACCGGGGCGCTGATGGTGTCTCGCATGGCTGCGGCAGGCCATTGTCCTCGTCACCGTCGTCCTGCGTCCGTCTCCGGGCTGCGTGTGGACCGGCGAGGGGCCAGCTCCGGCTGCACGATACGGCGCCGGTCCACACCGCCGCGGGCGTTGATGACGGCGATCAGCAGGTCGACCGCCGCGTCCGCCACCCGGTCCGGGCGCAGGCTGAGCGTGGTGACGGGCGGGGTGGTCGTCGCGTAGTCCGGATCCTCGCTGATACACGCGACCAGGAGATCCCGCGGCACCCGAAGTCCTCGGTGACGAGCGGCGGCAAGGATGTTGTGACCGGAGTCGGAGTAGACGCCGATGACAGCGTCCGGTCGCGGATCGTGGTCGAGCAGCCGGGCGACCGCGTCCTGTTCGGCCGTGAAGTAGTCGGGCAGCGAGTCGTACTCCTCCACCAGGGCGGGCATGCGGTGTTCGTCGCACCAGGACCGGTAGGCGTCTGCAACCAGGTGCGGGTAGGCGTCGTCGTGCAAGGGCAGGGTGAGCCCTATCCGCCGGGCGCCGGACTCCGCGAGGTGGCCGAGCAGGAGACGCAGGCATGCGTCGTAGTCCGTGTCGACCCACGCGTCGCACCAGTGCGGCTGGGGTGGGCGGCCTCCGCAGACCATCGGTATGCCACGCTCGCGCAGGATGGAGCGCACCGGGTCGTCCGCGCGCGGTTCGACGTGAATGACGCCGTCCATCGGTGTGTTCAGCCACATCCACGGCGACATCGAACTCGGCATCACCTGGAGCAGGTAGCCGCGCTTGTGCGCCGCCGCCATGGCACCCAGCACCAGCTGTGCGTAGTACGGGATCTCGGTGTAGGGGACGGGCAGGTCGCCGTAGGTCGTCAGGGTCAGGCTGAGCACTCCGGTGCCACCGCGGGCCAGGGCCCGGGCCGTGCCGGCCGGGGCGTAGCCGAGTTCGGCCGCCGCGGCCAGTACACGCTGCCTGGTCGCCTCGGACAGCCGCCCGGTGCCGTTGAGCGCGTTCGACACCGTGGCCGTGGACACCCCGGCATGTGCGGCCACGGCATCCAGCGTGGGACGCCGCCAGACACGCGAGATCGTCATCGCTACCTCGTGTTGTTCAACTGCCCTGGTACGGCTTGTGGTTAAAGCCTTAATCAATCAGCCTTCCCGGCGACGGCAGCCGAGGACAGCCGCCGGGTGAGGAGTTAATCAGATGCCAGATGCCTACGACGGCACCTCCGCGTCCGCCGCGGGCGGCCCGCTGCAGCGGCGGACGTTCCTGGCCGCGGCCGGGGCAGGCGCCCTCGCGGTCGCCGGTGCCGGAACGGCCACACAGGCGGCGACCGGACGGCATCCGGTGCGGGTGTCCACCGTGCTGCTGAACGGGCGCGTGTGCACCGCAACCCACGGCCGCGCGCCGGCACAGGCGGTGGCTGTCGGCAGCGACGGCTCGGGGATGGTCCGGCCTGGCCAACGGGCCGACCTGATCGTCCTCGACCGGGACATCAGCAAGGTGCCGGTGAAGGACATCCGCGCCACCAAGGTCCGGTACACCCTGGTCTCCGGACGGGTGGTCCACGACGCGGCGTCACAGACGGGACACGCCGGCCGGTGCCGAGGCGGCGCAGCGCATGGGTGTGCTGGGCGCCGGCCGGACGCGCGGCGGTTCCTGCTGCCAGGGGCGCTGACCCGCGCAGACAGACCCGCCGGGCAGCAAGCAGAACGGTCATGAACAAGAACCCGCGTCACATGAACAAGAAGAGGAAGCAGTGGAAGCGACACATACCCAGGTGCCCCGAGGCGCCATCTCTCCGGTCGTCGCGGCGCGGTGGGCGCTGTGGACGTTTGTCGTCGTCAATCTGGTGATCGTCGAGGTCCTGTCCCTCACCGCCGGGACCGGCCAGAACGGGGTGCTCACGGTCGCCAAGTTCTTCGGCCTGCACGCCGCCGTGCTGATGCTGTTCCAACTGCTGCTGGTGGCCCGACTGCCCTGGCTCGACCGCCGTATCGGCATGGACCGGCTGACGGTGTGGCACCGGTGGCTCGGCTTCACTCTGCTGTGGACCATCCTCACCCACGCCACGCTGGTGGTGCTGGGCTTCGCGAGGCTCGGCGACACGTCGATGACGAAGGCGTTCCTCTCGCTGGCCGACGTGCCGGCCTCCCTGCTCGGGATGGGGGCCGCGGCGATCGTCGTGGTGGTCGCCGCGGTCTCTGCCCGCTTTGCGAGACAGCGGCTGCGGTACGAGATCTGGCACGGCCTCCACCTGCTGCTGTACGTGGCGTTGGGGCTGTCGTTCGTCCACCAGTTGCAGGAGACCACGACCTTCACCTCTTCCGCGCTCGCCGAAATCTACTGGTGGGCCCTGTGGTTGTTTGCGTTCGGTGCCCTGGTCACGGGCCGGATCGTCATGCCTCTGTGGCGCAACGCCTACCACCGATTTGAAGTCACCGCGGTGGTCCCGGAGTCGGACAACGTGGTGTCGGTGCACGTCACCGGCCGCCACCTCGACAGGCTGCCAACCCGGGCCGGCCAGTTCTGCATCTGGCGCTTTCCCGGGCACAACCACTGGTGGCTGGCGAATCCGTTCTCGCTGTCGGCGGCACCGGACGGCCGCACGTTGCGTCTGACCGCCAAGGCGGTCGGCAGCACCAGC
It encodes:
- a CDS encoding ester cyclase, with amino-acid sequence MNRFVEFINTGNEDLAREVISPDAVFHAPSHPQPLRGPDGYLEVIGMMRSAFPDVQWTLEETVTEGDTVAARFTMRGTHDGEFFGVPASGNKISVQAMNFYYLADGRIVGERGQPDLLGVMQQIGAVPAP
- a CDS encoding dienelactone hydrolase family protein, encoding MTAITTRTVEYPADGLTMIGHLALPAGVDRRPAVLLGPEGMGLSDIERRRADALAELGYVALAFDLHGGRYLRDPEEMLARCLPLLADPDRMRGIGHAALDVLRAEPRTDPDRIAAVGYGTGGAVGLELGRDGVNLRAIGTVNALTTGRPGEAARIRCPVWAGVGSEDPIMPPAQRKAFTAEMQAAGIDWRLAVYGGALHAFHHPPVDHPVVPGVGYHPQHAQRAWRDVVDLLAECLPVTEDLGA
- a CDS encoding alpha/beta fold hydrolase, with protein sequence MLFDFTHAHDGERLSGVYGGELFGATTVVLHGAGTSSKERLLPLVREFVAHGCRGIAFDFSGHGESNGKLSELSLRRRFEQAVAVIDAYAGVDGPLVLVGFSMSGQTVADLVRHYGDRVSALGLCAPAVYTAKAWDVPFGDGNGPFSSMIRRPDSWREASALKVLRTYEGRAVLAVPGTDTVVPPAVTEAVQDALAARAQYTRFDVPDAQHQLGLWFRDHGDDRREFVEAVLTGLDNRGWSATHAWVAKQLPHGRSVADSRLLSGGWSSQMRRLTLDDGAALVQRAFVKPFFRRHGPGLLAREASVLALLAGQESIPAPGLVAVDATAEHCDHPTLLMSALPGRVRVDEDDLDRRLDLLAAQLVRVHGVVPAEKPRPYQAWTSPEHVRTPDGPLWERAVDMIRRDPPPYESCFLHRDFHPGNVLFTGVGPKLRITGVVDWVETSWGPPDLDVAHCSTALALLHGPAYGLDFRERYEAHGGRDLADGHDHLYWRLLDALHYCPDAAKLAGPWRELGRVDLTSEVLGERLKAYVDGLLQRYR
- a CDS encoding GNAT family N-acetyltransferase, with amino-acid sequence MDTKSFASGLSDNAVMITRVADRQWHALDDDLVVGRGHAQHRPDGRLFVSIDAWHDATFDRLAEAMLAELPEPLYTVVDEADVELTDRWRRAGFTIRRREWEYVVPTDPRVTGLAEVLPPSGVAIVPAGQVDVSLLRAVDRAIRDEVEATVGWQSMPAEVIPRPEGDTIVDPSKYAVAAAPDRYLGLIRVVTVNRPRIGLVAVRAGEQRRGIARALLAHALGTLDRSGFATAWTEVQESNQAASALFEGIGARPMSSNLELVR
- the infA gene encoding translation initiation factor IF-1, encoding MTKNRNVIEVEGKVVECLRSAMFTVELENGHQVLAHISGKIRKNYIKIVLEDRVLVELPPYDLTRGRIVFRYRN
- a CDS encoding LacI family DNA-binding transcriptional regulator translates to MTISRVWRRPTLDAVAAHAGVSTATVSNALNGTGRLSEATRQRVLAAAAELGYAPAGTARALARGGTGVLSLTLTTYGDLPVPYTEIPYYAQLVLGAMAAAHKRGYLLQVMPSSMSPWMWLNTPMDGVIHVEPRADDPVRSILRERGIPMVCGGRPPQPHWCDAWVDTDYDACLRLLLGHLAESGARRIGLTLPLHDDAYPHLVADAYRSWCDEHRMPALVEEYDSLPDYFTAEQDAVARLLDHDPRPDAVIGVYSDSGHNILAAARHRGLRVPRDLLVACISEDPDYATTTPPVTTLSLRPDRVADAAVDLLIAVINARGGVDRRRIVQPELAPRRSTRSPETDAGRR
- a CDS encoding amidohydrolase family protein — protein: MPDAYDGTSASAAGGPLQRRTFLAAAGAGALAVAGAGTATQAATGRHPVRVSTVLLNGRVCTATHGRAPAQAVAVGSDGSGMVRPGQRADLIVLDRDISKVPVKDIRATKVRYTLVSGRVVHDAASQTGHAGRCRGGAAHGCAGRRPDARRFLLPGALTRADRPAGQQAERS
- a CDS encoding ferredoxin reductase family protein codes for the protein MEATHTQVPRGAISPVVAARWALWTFVVVNLVIVEVLSLTAGTGQNGVLTVAKFFGLHAAVLMLFQLLLVARLPWLDRRIGMDRLTVWHRWLGFTLLWTILTHATLVVLGFARLGDTSMTKAFLSLADVPASLLGMGAAAIVVVVAAVSARFARQRLRYEIWHGLHLLLYVALGLSFVHQLQETTTFTSSALAEIYWWALWLFAFGALVTGRIVMPLWRNAYHRFEVTAVVPESDNVVSVHVTGRHLDRLPTRAGQFCIWRFPGHNHWWLANPFSLSAAPDGRTLRLTAKAVGSTSAGLRHIRVGSRAFVEGPYGAFTSLHRTQPGTLLIAGGVGITPIRALLEEEPAGDIVVLYRVRSENDAVLVDEVRDLVADRGGRLHLLTGHRGEGAAPFEPDSLRALVPDITERDVYVCGPPTMTSAVLGSLRRLEVPHQQVHAERFGLA